The Streptomyces sp. NBC_01197 genome window below encodes:
- a CDS encoding lipopolysaccharide biosynthesis protein, giving the protein MPDSPREEHHAISRTTGRTTARTTGRIAGRAIRRRAAALPAWWPLPLCALVGVVGGASYGALAAPDYAATSYVVAAPAKGTDPATALGFAQAYGRISTSTSTLAAAHAAAGVPVRTLGRHVRTETSPESPMIGVTGTATRPGTAADIANAVAAALTTGANSAAESTGVRLVMFSKAVAPSAAVSPSVPVSVAVGGCAGGLVGALALLVRPRRKQWHTGTALPAPAQATGSDALAEPAQPAQPKEHV; this is encoded by the coding sequence ATGCCTGATTCGCCCCGCGAAGAGCACCACGCCATCTCCCGGACCACAGGACGGACCACAGCACGGACCACAGGCCGGATCGCCGGGCGGGCCATCCGCCGCCGCGCTGCCGCGCTGCCGGCCTGGTGGCCGCTGCCGCTGTGCGCACTCGTCGGTGTGGTCGGCGGTGCGTCGTACGGAGCGCTCGCGGCGCCCGACTACGCCGCCACCAGCTATGTCGTCGCGGCGCCCGCCAAGGGCACCGACCCCGCAACCGCCCTCGGCTTCGCCCAGGCGTACGGCCGTATCTCCACCAGTACGTCGACCCTCGCCGCGGCGCACGCAGCGGCGGGCGTCCCGGTGCGGACGCTGGGGCGACACGTCCGGACGGAGACCTCGCCCGAGTCCCCGATGATCGGCGTCACCGGCACCGCGACGCGCCCCGGCACGGCCGCCGACATCGCCAACGCGGTGGCCGCAGCACTCACCACCGGCGCCAACAGCGCGGCGGAAAGCACCGGCGTCCGCCTCGTCATGTTCTCGAAGGCCGTCGCGCCGTCGGCTGCCGTCTCGCCGTCGGTGCCGGTCAGCGTCGCCGTCGGCGGCTGCGCCGGCGGCCTCGTCGGTGCCCTCGCGCTGCTGGTCCGCCCGCGCCGCAAGCAGTGGCACACCGGCACCGCGCTCCCGGCGCCCGCCCAGGCCACCGGGTCCGACGCGCTCGCCGAGCCCGCTCAGCCCGCTCAGCCGAAGGAACACGTCTGA
- a CDS encoding glycosyltransferase: protein MRVLHIITGLGVGGAEQQLRLLLRRLPVDCDVVTLTNPGPVADGMHADGVSVTHLGMSGNRDLTALPRLTRLIRRGRYDLVHTHLYRACVYGRIAARLAGVRATVATEHSLGERYIEGRPLTRSTRELYLRTERLGSATVAVSATVADRLRGWGVPARRIHVVPNGIDGARFRHDSQVRAATRALLDIPSGAFVVGGVGRLVPGKRFDLLVRAVAALPGVRLLLAGDGPERGALRALAGRLGAGDRVHFLGECDALPDGPHTGPTVPAVLDAVDVFVSASDEESFGLAVVEALAAGLPVLYAACPALDDLPAEAVPGAVRVPGGAREVEAALRRQIALGVRRLEPPAVVGRYDIARSADSLLGVYARVVAAAPVIPRVRPPFVMPVP from the coding sequence GTGAGGGTCCTGCACATCATCACCGGGCTCGGTGTGGGCGGCGCAGAGCAGCAACTACGGCTGCTGCTACGCCGGTTGCCCGTCGACTGCGACGTGGTCACCCTCACCAACCCCGGCCCGGTCGCCGACGGGATGCACGCCGACGGGGTCTCCGTCACACACCTGGGGATGAGCGGCAACCGTGACCTCACCGCGCTCCCCCGGCTGACCCGGCTGATCCGGCGCGGCCGTTACGACCTGGTCCACACCCATCTGTACCGCGCCTGTGTGTACGGCAGGATCGCCGCCCGGCTGGCCGGCGTCCGCGCCACGGTCGCCACCGAACACTCGCTGGGCGAGCGGTACATCGAGGGCCGCCCGCTCACCCGGTCGACCCGCGAGCTGTATCTGCGCACCGAGCGGCTGGGGTCCGCGACGGTCGCTGTGTCCGCGACGGTCGCCGACCGGTTGCGCGGCTGGGGCGTACCGGCGCGGCGTATCCATGTCGTACCGAACGGCATCGACGGAGCGCGGTTCAGGCACGACTCGCAGGTACGGGCCGCGACCCGGGCCCTGCTGGACATCCCGTCCGGCGCGTTCGTGGTGGGCGGCGTCGGCAGGCTGGTGCCGGGCAAGCGGTTCGACCTGCTGGTACGGGCGGTCGCCGCGCTGCCCGGGGTCCGGCTGCTGCTGGCCGGGGACGGGCCCGAGCGGGGGGCGCTGCGGGCGCTCGCCGGGCGGCTCGGGGCCGGTGACCGCGTCCACTTCCTGGGCGAGTGCGACGCGCTGCCCGACGGGCCGCACACCGGTCCGACCGTCCCCGCCGTCCTGGACGCGGTGGACGTCTTCGTCTCCGCGTCCGATGAGGAGTCCTTCGGGCTCGCCGTCGTCGAGGCGCTGGCCGCTGGTCTTCCCGTCCTGTACGCGGCCTGCCCCGCGCTCGACGACCTGCCCGCGGAGGCGGTGCCGGGCGCGGTGCGGGTGCCGGGCGGCGCCCGGGAGGTCGAGGCGGCACTCCGCCGCCAAATCGCCCTGGGTGTACGTCGGTTGGAGCCACCGGCGGTGGTCGGCCGCTACGACATCGCGCGCAGCGCCGACAGTCTGCTCGGGGTGTACGCCCGCGTCGTCGCGGCCGCACCGGTGATCCCTCGCGTACGCCCTCCGTTCGTGATGCCAGTTCCGTGA
- a CDS encoding polysaccharide deacetylase family protein: MSADTASRDAAPPAPRSRIQPWILMYHSVADPADDPYGITVSPERLGHQLRWLERRGLTGVGVGALLRARAEGRGRGLVGLTFDDGYRDFTDHALPLLKRHGCTATVFVLPGRPGGENAWDALGPRKPLLTEDGIRAAAGAGMEIGSHGLYHQDLTEASDEELSQETRGSRELLRRITGAAPEGFCYPYGTFDPRTVEAVRDAGYAYGCAIAPGAAAGDHALARTHISHADLGLRLGTKRALHQLRQLRQSRQLTPGGSR, translated from the coding sequence ATGTCCGCTGACACCGCGTCACGTGACGCCGCCCCGCCCGCGCCCCGGTCCCGTATCCAGCCGTGGATCCTGATGTACCACTCGGTGGCCGACCCGGCCGACGACCCGTACGGCATCACCGTCTCGCCCGAGCGTCTCGGCCACCAGCTGCGCTGGCTTGAGCGGCGCGGGCTGACCGGCGTCGGGGTCGGGGCCCTGCTGCGGGCCCGCGCCGAGGGGCGCGGGCGCGGTCTGGTCGGGCTGACCTTCGACGACGGCTACCGCGACTTCACCGACCACGCGCTGCCGCTGCTGAAGCGCCACGGGTGCACGGCCACCGTGTTCGTGCTGCCCGGCAGACCGGGCGGCGAGAACGCCTGGGACGCGCTCGGCCCGCGCAAGCCGCTCCTCACCGAGGACGGCATCCGGGCCGCCGCGGGGGCCGGCATGGAGATCGGCTCGCACGGCCTGTACCACCAGGACCTCACCGAGGCGTCCGACGAGGAGCTGAGCCAGGAGACCCGGGGGAGCCGCGAGCTGCTCCGCCGGATCACCGGGGCGGCACCGGAGGGCTTCTGCTACCCGTACGGCACCTTCGACCCGCGGACCGTCGAAGCGGTGCGCGACGCCGGGTACGCCTATGGCTGCGCCATCGCCCCCGGGGCGGCGGCCGGCGACCACGCGCTGGCCCGCACCCACATCAGCCATGCCGACCTGGGCCTGCGGCTGGGCACCAAACGGGCGCTGCACCAACTGCGCCAATTGCGCCAATCACGGCAGCTGACGCCGGGAGGCAGCCGGTGA
- a CDS encoding lipid II flippase MurJ has product MNETATGTGPRAEARTAVPVPPVAVHAPPVPQQGPPRLGKVLARAAAITAALTVAGSVLGLVRDQSIAHLFGAGSDSDAFLISWTVPEMASTLLIEDAMALVLVPAFSHALARRAAGEHPDPVRSLVSATLPRLLVLLGCTTGALVLGAPLIVELLAPGLAEPQVAVQCTRLTALTVVSFGITGYLSAALRAHRSYLPPATIYAAYNVGIIVTMLVLHSLWGVRAAAAGVAVGSVLMVLVQLPAFVRQLAVRPIDGGALLTGTTPAARPALLGLGVLAPVIIFTVCRQSQVLVERFLAASLPAGAISHLNYAQKIAQVPMMLSLMICTVTFPVVAKAVADGEGDQARRRVERDLALAGVVVLAGTAVVVAYAPQIVEVLFQRGAFSAADTATTASIMRVYALGLLGQCLVGALGRPFFSTVRPTWFPAAAMAAGLLVNGVAGALAVGPWGVYGITASNALGITVTAALLLRGLGSRVVSIHVRGVALTLARLSAAAVAACAAGLFAAPLIRWAPASLAVGCLLVPCAFAAAALALRAPEVVGLFDLTKRRFRHVR; this is encoded by the coding sequence ATGAACGAGACGGCCACCGGCACCGGCCCGCGCGCAGAGGCCCGTACCGCTGTGCCGGTACCGCCCGTCGCGGTCCACGCGCCGCCAGTGCCGCAGCAGGGACCGCCACGGCTCGGTAAGGTACTGGCCAGGGCCGCCGCGATCACCGCGGCGCTCACCGTCGCCGGGTCGGTGCTCGGTCTGGTCCGGGACCAGAGCATCGCGCATCTCTTCGGCGCGGGCAGCGACAGCGACGCGTTCCTGATCTCCTGGACCGTGCCGGAGATGGCGTCCACGCTGCTCATCGAGGACGCGATGGCACTGGTGCTCGTACCGGCCTTCAGCCACGCGCTGGCCCGGCGCGCCGCCGGGGAGCACCCGGACCCCGTACGGAGTCTGGTCTCGGCCACCCTGCCGCGCCTGCTCGTGCTGCTCGGCTGCACCACCGGGGCCCTCGTGCTGGGCGCCCCGCTGATCGTGGAGCTGCTGGCGCCCGGCCTCGCCGAGCCACAAGTGGCCGTCCAGTGCACGCGGTTGACCGCCCTCACCGTGGTCTCGTTCGGGATCACCGGCTATCTCAGCGCTGCACTGCGGGCGCACCGCAGCTATCTGCCGCCCGCCACGATCTATGCCGCGTACAACGTCGGCATCATCGTCACCATGCTGGTGCTGCACTCTCTGTGGGGGGTGCGCGCCGCCGCGGCCGGAGTCGCCGTGGGCAGCGTCCTGATGGTGCTGGTCCAACTGCCCGCCTTCGTACGGCAGCTGGCCGTACGCCCGATCGACGGCGGTGCCCTGCTCACCGGCACGACCCCCGCCGCACGGCCCGCTCTGCTCGGCCTCGGCGTGCTGGCGCCCGTCATCATCTTTACCGTCTGCCGCCAGTCCCAGGTGCTCGTCGAGCGGTTCCTGGCCGCCTCGCTGCCCGCCGGGGCGATCTCGCATCTGAACTACGCGCAGAAGATCGCGCAGGTGCCGATGATGCTGTCGCTGATGATCTGTACGGTCACCTTCCCGGTGGTCGCCAAGGCCGTCGCCGACGGCGAGGGCGATCAGGCGCGGCGCCGGGTCGAACGCGATCTGGCGCTGGCCGGGGTGGTGGTGCTGGCCGGCACGGCGGTCGTCGTCGCCTACGCGCCGCAGATCGTCGAAGTCCTCTTCCAGCGCGGTGCGTTCAGCGCGGCCGACACCGCGACCACCGCCTCCATCATGCGGGTCTACGCCCTCGGGCTGCTCGGGCAGTGCCTGGTCGGCGCACTGGGCCGGCCCTTCTTCTCGACGGTGCGCCCCACCTGGTTCCCGGCCGCCGCGATGGCCGCGGGACTCCTCGTCAACGGGGTCGCCGGTGCGCTCGCCGTCGGCCCGTGGGGGGTGTACGGCATCACCGCGTCCAATGCCCTGGGGATCACCGTCACCGCCGCGCTGCTGCTCCGCGGGCTCGGCTCGCGGGTCGTCTCCATCCATGTACGAGGTGTCGCGCTGACGCTCGCCAGGCTGTCCGCGGCGGCCGTCGCCGCCTGCGCTGCGGGCCTGTTCGCGGCGCCGCTGATCCGCTGGGCTCCGGCGAGCCTGGCCGTCGGCTGCCTGCTGGTGCCCTGTGCGTTCGCGGCGGCGGCACTGGCGCTGCGTGCCCCCGAAGTCGTCGGCCTGTTCGATCTCACCAAGCGAAGGTTCCGCCATGTCCGCTGA
- a CDS encoding O-antigen ligase family protein, giving the protein MTVTVLTPAPALPRPRTGPPAPPLSGRLARWWPVLPAAAPVVLLAVPFEYGNGSSTSTNISVSDVASAFLVLFCAVRLLRGRTRPLSPAAAAVLGVPVVGLAVATVTAADPVAALPGFVRYLQVFVLVPAAVVLVLRDARDFRFVAGAFVVLALVQGGFGVWQYATRTGASYMGSDIRAVGTFGPTDVMGMATIVAFGMVVTTGLALRPPPGAPRWSRPATLAAAMALVPPLAFSFSRGAWIATVVAVLAVVLLAGLRTAVRALAAVVAAAVVLVGGFGVGSQLITERLGSITQVTAAPDQSVTDRYTMWAAAVGMWRDEPATGVGLKGFPAYRDGHASLGLSSGSDTAGAGHAFQRQPLLSPHNMYLLVLSEQGLVGITALAGSWAALLAGGARRLYVARRRRAAAADCGLVAVGLMLWQTVDFLYADIGGPSTALTGIVFGLIAWWALAGPVPGPAVPGTARTPGSVRPGAV; this is encoded by the coding sequence CTGACCGTGACGGTCCTCACCCCGGCCCCCGCGCTGCCCCGGCCGCGTACCGGACCGCCCGCCCCACCGCTCTCCGGGCGGCTCGCCCGCTGGTGGCCGGTGCTGCCCGCGGCCGCGCCCGTCGTGCTGCTGGCCGTGCCCTTCGAGTACGGGAACGGGTCCAGCACCTCCACCAACATCTCGGTGTCCGACGTGGCTTCGGCGTTCCTGGTGCTGTTCTGCGCGGTACGGCTGCTGCGCGGAAGGACGCGTCCGCTGAGCCCGGCCGCCGCCGCTGTACTGGGCGTACCGGTGGTGGGGCTGGCCGTCGCCACCGTGACCGCCGCCGACCCGGTGGCCGCGCTCCCCGGTTTCGTGCGCTACCTCCAGGTGTTCGTGCTGGTGCCGGCGGCCGTCGTACTGGTGCTCAGGGACGCCCGCGACTTCCGGTTCGTGGCCGGGGCGTTCGTCGTACTCGCCCTGGTCCAGGGCGGGTTCGGCGTCTGGCAGTACGCGACCCGCACCGGCGCCTCCTACATGGGCTCCGACATCCGGGCCGTCGGCACCTTCGGCCCCACCGACGTCATGGGCATGGCCACCATCGTGGCGTTCGGGATGGTCGTCACCACCGGGCTCGCGCTGCGCCCGCCGCCCGGCGCGCCCCGCTGGTCCCGCCCCGCCACGCTCGCCGCCGCGATGGCGCTGGTGCCGCCCCTCGCGTTCTCCTTCAGCCGCGGCGCGTGGATCGCCACAGTGGTCGCGGTGCTCGCCGTGGTGCTGCTCGCCGGGTTGCGTACGGCCGTGCGCGCACTGGCCGCCGTGGTCGCCGCAGCCGTGGTGCTGGTCGGCGGGTTCGGGGTCGGCTCTCAGCTCATCACCGAGCGGCTCGGCTCGATCACCCAGGTCACCGCCGCCCCCGACCAGTCGGTCACCGACCGGTACACGATGTGGGCGGCGGCGGTCGGCATGTGGCGCGACGAGCCCGCGACGGGCGTCGGCCTCAAGGGATTCCCCGCCTACCGTGACGGACACGCCTCGCTGGGCCTCTCGTCGGGCTCCGACACGGCGGGCGCGGGCCACGCCTTCCAGCGTCAGCCGCTGCTCTCGCCGCACAACATGTATCTGCTGGTCCTCAGCGAACAGGGCCTCGTCGGGATCACCGCGCTGGCCGGCAGCTGGGCCGCTCTCCTGGCGGGCGGGGCGCGCCGTCTGTACGTGGCGCGGAGACGGCGCGCAGCGGCCGCCGACTGCGGGCTCGTGGCGGTGGGACTGATGCTCTGGCAGACGGTCGACTTCCTGTACGCGGACATCGGCGGTCCCTCCACCGCACTCACCGGCATCGTCTTCGGCCTGATCGCCTGGTGGGCACTGGCGGGGCCGGTACCGGGCCCGGCGGTTCCCGGCACCGCCCGGACGCCCGGCTCCGTACGGCCGGGCGCCGTATGA
- a CDS encoding exopolysaccharide biosynthesis polyprenyl glycosylphosphotransferase translates to MTMDSAHAPHAGHGVGPATAVQRPAPAIHPPRSADGPRPEPVRPAGLRRGRGAAPLIAGDTLALVATGALVPGLRPDPLVLVPLLALHLILHLRGGLYRRRLSPSALLELPALLGHALVLWCTAAACLAAVGPWRVLDWTALATAVTAQTLTGCAVRGAVHQLVRITAARRGHSALIVGGGAAAQQIGAALYAHPAYGMRPVGLVETGAGTGTAAETGSVAGDGSSVLPVLATHEDIGRAVIQNAVRHALFVGPGRAAADDPALVRLLGGYGVRLWLVDASGPGCRRDSADHLWGFAVRPLAVPGHRVGRWGKRALDASLACLALLAAAPVMGLCALAVRISDGPGVLFRQERIGLDGRAFTLLKFRTLRPADDHESATRWSVATDHRMRAVGSLLRRTSLDELPQLWNVLRGDMSLVGPRPERPYFVTKFSGSHPGYRSRHRMPAGITGLAQVSGLRGDTSIEDRARFDNHYIDSWSLWQDICILVRTAGSLFRLGGS, encoded by the coding sequence ATGACGATGGACAGCGCACATGCTCCCCATGCGGGCCACGGCGTTGGCCCCGCGACGGCCGTGCAGCGGCCCGCGCCTGCGATCCACCCGCCGCGCAGCGCGGACGGACCGCGGCCGGAACCGGTACGGCCGGCGGGGCTGCGGCGGGGCCGCGGCGCGGCCCCGCTGATCGCCGGTGACACCCTCGCACTGGTCGCCACCGGTGCGCTGGTGCCGGGGCTGCGGCCGGATCCCCTGGTCCTCGTACCGCTCCTCGCGCTGCATCTGATCCTGCACCTCCGCGGCGGGCTCTACCGGCGGCGCCTCTCCCCGTCGGCGCTGCTCGAACTGCCCGCGCTGCTCGGCCACGCACTGGTCCTGTGGTGCACGGCGGCCGCGTGCCTCGCGGCCGTCGGGCCCTGGCGGGTCCTCGACTGGACGGCGCTGGCCACCGCGGTCACCGCGCAGACCCTCACCGGCTGCGCGGTCCGCGGCGCGGTCCACCAGCTGGTGCGTATCACCGCCGCCCGGCGCGGCCACTCGGCGCTGATCGTCGGCGGTGGCGCCGCCGCCCAGCAGATCGGCGCCGCGCTGTACGCGCACCCGGCGTACGGCATGAGGCCGGTGGGCCTGGTGGAGACCGGCGCCGGTACCGGTACCGCCGCCGAGACCGGATCCGTTGCCGGGGACGGGAGTTCCGTACTGCCCGTGCTGGCGACCCACGAGGACATCGGCCGGGCCGTCATCCAGAACGCGGTCCGCCACGCGCTGTTCGTCGGCCCCGGCCGGGCCGCCGCCGACGATCCCGCGCTGGTACGGCTGCTCGGCGGATACGGCGTGCGCCTGTGGCTCGTCGACGCGTCGGGGCCCGGGTGCCGGAGGGACTCGGCCGACCATCTGTGGGGGTTCGCCGTCCGCCCGCTGGCCGTTCCCGGACACCGGGTGGGCCGCTGGGGCAAGCGCGCCCTCGACGCCTCCCTCGCCTGCCTCGCGCTGCTCGCGGCGGCGCCCGTGATGGGGCTGTGCGCGCTGGCCGTACGGATCTCCGACGGGCCGGGCGTCCTCTTCCGGCAGGAACGGATCGGCTTGGACGGGCGGGCCTTCACACTGCTCAAGTTCCGTACGCTGCGCCCGGCCGACGACCACGAGTCGGCGACCCGGTGGAGCGTCGCGACGGACCACCGGATGCGCGCCGTCGGCAGCCTGTTGCGCCGGACCTCGCTCGACGAGCTGCCGCAGCTGTGGAACGTACTGCGCGGGGACATGAGCCTGGTCGGGCCGCGGCCCGAACGCCCGTACTTCGTGACGAAGTTCTCCGGCAGCCACCCCGGCTACCGCTCCAGACACCGGATGCCCGCCGGGATCACCGGGCTCGCCCAGGTCAGCGGATTGCGCGGGGACACCTCCATCGAGGACCGGGCCCGCTTCGACAACCACTACATCGACAGCTGGTCGCTCTGGCAGGACATCTGCATCCTGGTCAGGACCGCGGGCTCGCTCTTCCGGCTTGGGGGCAGCTGA
- a CDS encoding glycosyltransferase family 4 protein, translating to MLPENISPGRRLTVFHLVQPVEGGVARVVTDLVRAQVAEGIRAVVACPPGDGLASALAGSGAHVRPWRAGRAPGPGLAAETAAAARLIRACRPDVVHAHSSKAGLAARLAVRGRVPTVFQPHAWSFDAVAGGTARLALAWERYAARWAERVLCVSEAERRAGEAAGIAARWEVIRNGVDLGEFSADCGSGPEPGSGVRPLGPGPVVVCVGRFCRQKGQDVLLRAWPEILRAVPGARLVLVGDGPDRAALARTAPPGVLFTGAVDGPRDWLRAADLVVLPSRWEGMALAPLEAMACGRPVVLTDVNGARESLPPGHDRHGLVPPDDPHALARAVGKLLADAPLRDALGREAGAHARANFDVRHTATAVSELYRRLLGLPRPTTRERTRR from the coding sequence GTGCTGCCAGAAAACATTTCCCCCGGACGCCGGCTGACGGTATTCCACCTCGTTCAGCCGGTGGAAGGCGGAGTCGCCCGCGTGGTCACCGACCTGGTGCGGGCGCAAGTGGCCGAAGGAATCAGAGCAGTTGTGGCCTGCCCCCCCGGCGACGGTCTGGCGTCGGCGCTCGCGGGGTCCGGCGCGCATGTCCGTCCCTGGCGGGCCGGCCGGGCGCCGGGGCCCGGGCTGGCCGCCGAGACCGCTGCCGCCGCCCGGCTGATCCGGGCATGCCGCCCCGACGTGGTGCACGCGCACAGCTCCAAGGCCGGTCTGGCCGCACGGCTCGCCGTGCGCGGGCGCGTGCCGACGGTCTTCCAGCCGCACGCCTGGTCGTTCGACGCGGTCGCCGGCGGCACCGCACGGCTCGCGCTGGCCTGGGAGCGGTACGCGGCCCGGTGGGCCGAGCGCGTCCTGTGCGTCAGCGAGGCCGAGCGGCGGGCCGGTGAGGCGGCCGGGATCGCCGCCCGGTGGGAGGTGATCCGCAACGGCGTCGATCTCGGTGAGTTCAGCGCCGACTGCGGCTCCGGGCCCGAACCGGGCTCTGGCGTAAGGCCGTTGGGCCCCGGCCCGGTCGTCGTCTGTGTCGGCCGGTTCTGCCGCCAGAAGGGGCAGGACGTACTCCTGCGGGCCTGGCCAGAGATTCTCCGTGCGGTGCCCGGGGCCCGGCTGGTGCTGGTCGGGGACGGCCCCGACCGGGCGGCCCTGGCCAGGACCGCGCCGCCCGGTGTGCTGTTCACCGGAGCGGTCGACGGGCCGCGCGACTGGCTGCGGGCCGCCGACCTCGTCGTCCTGCCGTCCCGCTGGGAGGGCATGGCGCTGGCCCCGCTCGAAGCGATGGCCTGCGGGCGGCCCGTCGTCCTCACCGACGTGAACGGCGCCCGGGAGAGCCTGCCGCCGGGCCATGACCGGCACGGGCTCGTCCCGCCGGACGACCCGCACGCGCTGGCCCGCGCGGTCGGGAAGCTGCTGGCCGACGCCCCGCTGCGGGACGCGCTCGGCCGCGAGGCCGGAGCCCACGCGCGCGCGAACTTCGATGTCCGGCACACGGCCACCGCGGTCTCGGAGCTGTACCGCCGGCTCCTCGGCCTGCCCCGACCCACGACGAGGGAGCGCACACGCCGATGA
- a CDS encoding rodlin, which produces MIKKILATAAVTASIVGAGATLAPQALAVGNDNGTNSASGNGAEQAFGNSATKGNQSPQLSLVQGSLNKPCVGLPVKANVGSLIGLIPIAVQDIPILSSPQNQQCTENSTQAKGDEALSHILDNIPVLSGNGAANEG; this is translated from the coding sequence GTGATCAAGAAGATTCTGGCCACCGCCGCCGTCACCGCCTCGATCGTCGGCGCCGGCGCGACTCTGGCCCCGCAGGCCCTGGCCGTCGGTAACGACAACGGCACCAACTCCGCCAGCGGCAACGGCGCCGAGCAGGCCTTCGGCAACTCGGCCACCAAGGGCAACCAGAGCCCGCAGCTCAGCCTGGTCCAGGGCTCGCTGAACAAGCCGTGTGTCGGCCTGCCGGTCAAGGCCAACGTGGGCTCCCTCATCGGCCTGATCCCGATCGCCGTCCAGGACATTCCGATCCTGTCCTCGCCGCAGAACCAGCAGTGCACCGAGAACTCCACCCAGGCGAAGGGCGACGAGGCCCTGTCGCACATCCTGGACAACATCCCGGTCCTCTCGGGCAACGGTGCGGCGAACGAGGGCTGA
- a CDS encoding chaplin, translated as MKFKKAAVLAAGVMMALGAAAPAMADAGAEGAAVGSPGVLSGNVIQVPIHIPVNLCGNTVNVIALLNPAFGNTCVNK; from the coding sequence ATGAAGTTCAAGAAGGCTGCTGTTCTCGCCGCCGGCGTCATGATGGCCCTGGGCGCCGCTGCGCCCGCCATGGCCGACGCGGGCGCGGAGGGTGCGGCCGTCGGCTCGCCCGGCGTCCTCTCCGGAAACGTCATCCAGGTTCCGATTCACATTCCGGTGAACCTCTGCGGCAACACTGTGAACGTCATCGCGCTGCTGAACCCGGCGTTCGGGAACACCTGCGTCAACAAGTGA
- a CDS encoding chaplin yields MNTAKKAALVLATAGLAAGGAAGSAFADAGAEGAAVGSPGVLSGNLVQVPVHVPVNVCGNTVDIIGLLNPAFGNTCVNH; encoded by the coding sequence ATGAACACTGCCAAGAAGGCAGCTCTCGTCCTTGCCACCGCGGGCCTCGCCGCCGGCGGCGCCGCCGGCTCCGCGTTCGCCGACGCCGGCGCCGAGGGTGCGGCCGTGGGCTCGCCGGGTGTCCTGTCGGGCAACCTGGTCCAGGTCCCGGTCCACGTTCCGGTCAACGTCTGCGGCAACACCGTGGACATCATCGGTCTGCTGAACCCGGCGTTCGGCAACACCTGCGTCAACCACTGA
- a CDS encoding rodlin, whose product MIKKAVATAAATLTMAGAGAMMASPAMAVGHDGGTTSLSGNGAQQAFGNSATYGNMSPQIGLIQGSLNKPCIALPAKANVGSLIGVVPISVQDIPILSSPQTQQCTENSTQAKGDEALSHLLDNIPILSGNGAGNGR is encoded by the coding sequence ATGATCAAGAAGGCTGTGGCCACTGCGGCGGCCACCCTCACGATGGCAGGCGCGGGCGCGATGATGGCGTCTCCGGCCATGGCAGTCGGCCACGACGGCGGCACCACGTCGCTGAGTGGCAACGGTGCCCAGCAGGCGTTCGGCAACTCCGCCACGTACGGCAACATGAGCCCGCAGATCGGCCTCATCCAGGGCTCGCTGAACAAGCCCTGCATCGCCCTGCCGGCCAAGGCCAACGTCGGTTCCCTCATCGGCGTGGTCCCGATCTCCGTCCAGGACATCCCGATCCTGTCCTCGCCGCAGACCCAGCAGTGCACCGAGAACTCCACCCAGGCCAAGGGTGACGAGGCGCTGTCGCACCTCCTGGACAACATCCCGATCCTCTCGGGCAACGGCGCCGGGAACGGCCGCTGA